From the Streptomyces sp. KMM 9044 genome, one window contains:
- a CDS encoding 6-phosphofructokinase → MRIGVLTSGGDCPGLNAVIRSVVHRAVVDHGDEVIGFRDGWKGLLEGDYLKLDLDAVGGILSLGGTILGSSRVRPEHLRDGVARAKGHVQELGLDAIIPIGGEGTLKAARLLSDNSLPIVGVPKTIDNDIAVTDVTFGFDTAVGVATEALDRLKTTAESHQRVLIVEVMGRHTGWIALHSGMAAGAHAIVVPERPFDIEELTAKVGARFSAGKRFAIVVAAEGAKPRAGGMDFDEGGKDVYGHERFAGIARQLSVELEARLGKEARPVILGHTQRGGTPTAYDRVLATRFGWHAVQAVHRGEFGQMTALRGTDIVTVPLAEAVETLKTVPEDRYAESECVL, encoded by the coding sequence ATGCGTATTGGTGTCCTCACATCCGGCGGCGACTGCCCCGGTCTGAACGCCGTCATCCGCTCCGTCGTGCACCGTGCCGTCGTCGACCACGGCGACGAGGTCATCGGCTTCCGGGACGGCTGGAAGGGCCTCCTGGAGGGCGACTACCTCAAGCTCGACCTCGACGCGGTGGGCGGCATCCTCTCCCTCGGCGGCACCATCCTCGGCTCCTCGCGGGTACGTCCCGAGCATCTGAGGGACGGGGTGGCACGGGCCAAGGGCCACGTCCAGGAGCTCGGCCTCGACGCGATCATCCCGATCGGTGGTGAGGGCACCCTGAAGGCGGCCCGGCTGCTGTCGGACAACAGCCTGCCGATAGTGGGCGTGCCGAAGACCATCGACAACGACATCGCCGTCACCGACGTCACCTTCGGTTTCGACACGGCCGTCGGCGTGGCGACCGAGGCGCTGGACCGGCTGAAGACGACCGCCGAGTCGCACCAGCGGGTGCTCATCGTGGAGGTCATGGGCCGTCACACCGGCTGGATCGCCCTGCACTCCGGCATGGCGGCCGGCGCGCACGCGATCGTCGTACCGGAGCGGCCCTTCGACATCGAGGAGCTGACCGCGAAGGTCGGCGCGCGGTTCTCGGCGGGCAAGCGGTTCGCCATCGTGGTCGCCGCGGAGGGCGCCAAGCCGCGGGCCGGAGGCATGGACTTCGACGAGGGCGGCAAGGACGTCTACGGCCATGAGCGGTTCGCCGGGATCGCGCGGCAGCTCTCCGTCGAACTGGAGGCACGGCTCGGCAAGGAGGCACGTCCGGTGATCCTCGGACACACCCAGCGCGGCGGGACCCCGACCGCGTACGACAGGGTGCTGGCCACCCGGTTCGGCTGGCACGCCGTTCAGGCCGTGCACCGCGGGGAGTTCGGACAAATGACCGCGCTGCGCGGGACGGACATCGTGACAGTGCCGCTGGCCGAGGCCGTCGAGACGCTGAAGACGGTGCCCGAGGACCGCTACGCCGAGTCGGAGTGTGTCCTGTAG
- a CDS encoding type 1 glutamine amidotransferase, with protein MSDNGLRIVWIYPDLLSTYGDQGNVLVVERRARQRGLDVSRLDVRSDQPIPTSGDIYLIGGGEDRPQRLAAERLRRDGGLHRAVGNGAIVFSVCAGYQILGHEFINDLGQREPGLGLLDVVSVRGEGARCVGDVLGDIDPPLGLPPLTGFENHQGVTHLGPTARPLARVHLGNGNGTGDGTEGAYNDTVFGTYMHGPVLARNPQIADLMLKLALDVNALPPTDDHWYEALRGERISASQQPA; from the coding sequence ATGAGCGACAACGGTCTGCGGATCGTATGGATCTACCCCGACCTGCTGAGCACCTACGGTGACCAGGGCAATGTGCTCGTCGTGGAACGCCGGGCCCGGCAGCGCGGCCTCGACGTGTCCCGGCTCGACGTGCGCAGCGACCAGCCGATCCCGACGTCCGGCGACATCTACCTGATCGGCGGCGGTGAGGACCGTCCGCAGCGGCTCGCGGCCGAGCGGCTGCGCCGGGACGGCGGCCTGCACCGGGCGGTGGGGAACGGCGCGATCGTGTTCTCCGTGTGCGCCGGCTACCAGATCCTCGGCCACGAGTTCATCAACGACCTCGGCCAGCGGGAGCCCGGCCTCGGCCTGCTCGACGTCGTCTCGGTGCGCGGCGAGGGCGCACGGTGCGTCGGTGACGTGCTGGGCGACATCGACCCGCCGCTGGGACTGCCGCCGCTGACCGGTTTCGAGAACCACCAGGGTGTCACCCACCTCGGTCCGACGGCCCGCCCGCTCGCCCGGGTGCATCTCGGCAACGGCAACGGCACGGGGGACGGCACCGAGGGTGCCTACAACGACACCGTGTTCGGCACGTACATGCACGGCCCGGTGCTGGCCCGCAACCCGCAGATCGCGGACCTGATGCTGAAGCTGGCGCTCGACGTCAACGCGCTGCCGCCGACCGACGACCACTGGTACGAGGCACTGCGGGGCGAGCGCATCTCGGCCTCGCAGCAGCCCGCGTAG
- a CDS encoding Mur ligase family protein has protein sequence MAGNSDPLTPRAKLAVTAGKAVAAASRAAGRGSGSVIGGRVALKLDPDLLVRLAQNLDCILVSATNGKTTTTRLIAEALRAAGPVVSNALGANMPAGITSALAGGSESKFGVIEVDEKYLAGVARDTDPKCIALLNLSRDQLDRAGETRMLAENWREGLAGSKAVVVANCDDPLVVWAASSSPNVIWVAAGQMWKDDAWSCPSCGGVMQRPGDDWFCGECGFRRPTPSWALSGDHVLDPHGSAWPIHLQLPGRANKANAASSAAVAAVFGVPPQVALERMYQVQAVAGRYDVVQHQGRDLRLLLAKNPAGWLETFSLIDPPPTPVILSVNARSADGTDTSWLWDVDYTRLTGHPIVVLGDRKLDLAVRLEVANQQFQVCEDLDQALQQCPPGRIEVIANYTAFQDLRRRVGN, from the coding sequence ATGGCAGGCAACTCGGACCCGCTCACGCCGCGGGCCAAGCTGGCCGTGACCGCCGGCAAGGCGGTCGCAGCGGCATCACGCGCCGCGGGACGCGGCAGCGGTTCGGTGATCGGCGGCCGGGTCGCGCTCAAACTCGACCCCGATCTCCTGGTCCGGCTCGCCCAGAACCTGGACTGCATCCTGGTGTCGGCGACCAACGGCAAGACCACCACCACCCGGCTCATCGCGGAGGCCCTGCGGGCCGCCGGGCCGGTCGTGTCCAACGCCCTCGGCGCCAACATGCCCGCGGGCATCACCTCGGCGCTCGCGGGCGGCTCGGAGTCGAAGTTCGGCGTCATCGAGGTCGACGAGAAGTACCTCGCCGGAGTCGCCCGCGACACCGACCCCAAGTGCATCGCCCTGCTCAACCTCTCCCGCGACCAGCTCGACCGGGCCGGCGAGACCCGGATGCTCGCGGAGAACTGGCGCGAGGGCCTGGCCGGCTCCAAGGCGGTCGTCGTCGCCAACTGCGACGACCCGCTGGTCGTGTGGGCCGCGTCCTCCTCCCCCAACGTGATCTGGGTCGCCGCGGGCCAGATGTGGAAGGACGACGCCTGGTCCTGCCCGTCCTGTGGCGGCGTGATGCAGCGACCCGGCGACGACTGGTTCTGCGGCGAGTGCGGCTTCCGCCGGCCCACCCCGAGCTGGGCGCTCTCCGGCGACCACGTCCTCGACCCGCACGGCTCCGCCTGGCCGATCCACCTCCAGCTGCCGGGCCGCGCCAACAAGGCGAATGCCGCGAGTTCCGCGGCCGTCGCCGCGGTGTTCGGGGTGCCCCCGCAAGTCGCCCTGGAGCGCATGTACCAGGTGCAGGCCGTCGCCGGCCGGTACGACGTCGTCCAGCACCAGGGCCGTGACCTGCGGCTGCTGCTCGCCAAGAACCCCGCGGGCTGGCTGGAGACCTTCTCTCTCATCGACCCGCCGCCCACCCCGGTGATCCTGTCGGTGAACGCGCGTTCCGCCGACGGCACCGATACCTCCTGGCTGTGGGACGTCGACTACACCCGGCTGACCGGCCACCCGATCGTCGTCCTCGGCGACCGGAAGCTGGACCTCGCGGTGCGGCTCGAGGTGGCGAACCAGCAGTTCCAGGTCTGCGAGGACCTCGACCAGGCGCTCCAGCAGTGCCCGCCCGGCCGGATCGAGGTCATCGCCAACTACACCGCGTTCCAGGACCTGCGCCGCCGCGTCGGCAACTGA
- the def gene encoding peptide deformylase, which produces MRDGSIPGVHGRVRPLTLLGDPVLHASCEEVTEFGPELARLVEDLFATMYAAQGVGLAANQVGVPLRVFVYDCPDDEDVRHLGHVVNPRLVETDGVVVRGPEGCLSLPGLEAGTERHDHAVVEGRTVTGEPVTVHGTGFFARCLQHECDHLEGRVYADRLTGWRRRRLTCQVRRASWSGREQGKRAEQAEQAEREG; this is translated from the coding sequence ATGCGAGACGGTTCCATCCCCGGTGTCCACGGTCGTGTCCGGCCCCTCACGCTGCTCGGCGACCCGGTGTTGCACGCGTCCTGCGAGGAGGTGACCGAGTTCGGCCCGGAACTGGCCCGCCTCGTGGAGGACTTGTTCGCGACGATGTACGCCGCGCAGGGCGTGGGCCTGGCCGCCAACCAGGTGGGTGTGCCGCTGCGGGTGTTCGTGTACGACTGCCCGGACGACGAGGACGTCCGCCATCTGGGACATGTGGTCAATCCACGGCTGGTCGAGACGGACGGCGTGGTGGTGCGCGGCCCGGAGGGCTGTCTGTCGCTGCCGGGCCTGGAAGCCGGGACGGAACGTCACGACCACGCGGTCGTCGAGGGCCGCACGGTGACCGGGGAGCCGGTCACCGTGCACGGCACGGGTTTCTTCGCCCGGTGCCTGCAGCACGAGTGCGACCACCTGGAGGGCCGCGTTTACGCCGATCGCCTCACCGGCTGGCGCCGGCGCAGACTCACCTGCCAGGTGCGGCGGGCCTCCTGGAGCGGGCGGGAGCAAGGGAAACGAGCAGAGCAAGCGGAGCAGGCGGAAAGAGAGGGGTGA
- a CDS encoding TetR/AcrR family transcriptional regulator, with the protein MDTTQRTDQQRSADRRRRELLEAADRVVLRDGPHASMNAIAAEAGITKPILYRHFGDKGGLYAALAQRHTDALLASLRAALDAPADRRERVENTLDTYLAAIELRPQVYRFLMHPAEGSPGDQGFDVGRHSAPLLRRMGEELAQVVEERLDLGPDSQQLARVWGHGIVGMMHAAGDWWLGERPCSRAELVRSLADLLWGRLAAAGDRVDGPGF; encoded by the coding sequence ATGGACACCACACAGCGGACCGATCAGCAGAGGTCCGCCGACCGCCGCCGGCGCGAGCTGCTGGAGGCCGCCGACCGGGTGGTGCTGCGCGACGGCCCGCACGCCTCGATGAACGCGATCGCCGCCGAGGCGGGCATCACCAAACCGATCCTCTACCGGCACTTCGGCGACAAGGGAGGACTGTACGCCGCCCTCGCCCAGCGGCACACCGACGCCCTGCTGGCCTCGCTGCGGGCAGCCCTGGACGCCCCGGCGGACCGGCGGGAACGGGTCGAGAACACCCTGGACACCTATCTCGCGGCGATCGAGCTGCGCCCCCAGGTGTACCGGTTCCTGATGCACCCGGCGGAGGGTTCGCCCGGCGACCAGGGCTTCGACGTCGGCAGGCACTCGGCGCCGCTGCTGCGGCGCATGGGCGAGGAGCTGGCCCAGGTCGTCGAGGAGCGACTGGACCTCGGTCCCGACAGCCAGCAACTGGCCCGCGTGTGGGGGCACGGGATCGTCGGCATGATGCACGCGGCCGGCGACTGGTGGCTCGGCGAACGTCCTTGCTCCCGGGCCGAGTTGGTGCGCAGCCTGGCCGACCTGCTGTGGGGCCGGCTGGCGGCGGCGGGCGACCGGGTCGACGGGCCCGGGTTCTGA
- a CDS encoding acyl-CoA dehydrogenase family protein, whose product MAEFTMELNDEQKEVRDWLHGFAADVIRPAAAEWDEREETPWPVIQEAAKVGIYSLDFYAQQYFDATGLGIPTAMEELFWGDAGIALSIVGTGLAAVGVLANGTEEQIGTWIPQMYGDANDVKVAAFCSSEPDAGSDVASLRTRAVYDEAGDEWVINGTKTWATNGGIANVHVVVAVVDPELGSKGHASFIIPPNTPGCSQGQKFKKHGIRASHTAEVILDNVRVPGSCLLGGKEKLDERLARVRERVRQGGERVKNAAMATFEASRPAVGAMAVGTARAAYEVALEYAQTREQFGRPIIDNQGVAFQLADMRTQIDAARLLVWRASWMAVNGKPFTAAEGSMSKLYASETAKTVTAQAIQILGGNGYTREYPVERMHRDAAIYTIFEGTSEIQRLVIARTLSGMPIR is encoded by the coding sequence ATGGCCGAGTTCACCATGGAGCTCAACGATGAACAGAAGGAAGTCCGGGACTGGCTCCACGGCTTCGCTGCCGATGTGATCCGCCCCGCGGCCGCCGAGTGGGACGAGCGCGAGGAGACTCCCTGGCCGGTCATCCAGGAGGCGGCCAAGGTCGGCATCTACTCGCTCGACTTCTACGCCCAGCAGTACTTCGACGCCACCGGCCTCGGCATCCCCACGGCGATGGAGGAACTGTTCTGGGGTGACGCGGGCATCGCCCTGTCCATCGTCGGCACCGGCCTCGCGGCTGTGGGCGTCCTCGCCAACGGCACCGAGGAACAGATCGGCACCTGGATTCCCCAGATGTACGGTGACGCCAATGACGTCAAGGTCGCCGCCTTCTGCTCCTCCGAGCCCGACGCCGGCTCCGACGTCGCCTCCCTGCGTACACGTGCCGTGTACGACGAGGCCGGCGACGAATGGGTGATCAACGGCACCAAGACCTGGGCGACCAACGGCGGCATCGCCAACGTCCACGTCGTCGTCGCGGTCGTCGACCCGGAGCTCGGCTCCAAGGGCCACGCCTCGTTCATCATTCCGCCGAACACCCCCGGCTGCTCCCAGGGCCAGAAGTTCAAGAAGCACGGCATCCGCGCCTCGCACACCGCCGAGGTGATCCTGGACAACGTCCGCGTGCCCGGCTCCTGCCTGCTCGGCGGCAAGGAGAAGCTCGACGAGCGGCTCGCCCGCGTCCGGGAGCGCGTCAGGCAGGGGGGCGAGCGGGTGAAGAACGCCGCGATGGCCACCTTCGAGGCGTCCCGCCCGGCGGTCGGCGCCATGGCGGTCGGCACCGCCCGCGCCGCCTACGAGGTCGCCCTGGAGTACGCGCAGACCCGTGAGCAGTTCGGCCGTCCGATCATCGACAACCAGGGCGTCGCCTTCCAACTGGCCGACATGCGCACCCAGATCGACGCCGCCCGCCTCCTGGTGTGGCGTGCCTCCTGGATGGCCGTGAACGGCAAGCCGTTCACGGCGGCCGAGGGCTCGATGTCCAAGCTGTACGCCAGCGAGACCGCCAAGACGGTCACCGCCCAGGCGATACAGATCCTCGGCGGCAACGGCTACACGCGTGAGTACCCGGTGGAGCGCATGCACCGCGACGCCGCGATCTACACGATCTTCGAAGGCACGAGCGAGATCCAGCGCCTGGTCATCGCCCGCACCCTGTCGGGCATGCCCATCCGTTAG
- a CDS encoding transcriptional regulator, which yields MTRTARELMETITRELAPDPRSNPLVPLIARGEAGRDTLAVLALEQSRVIPADRRAFQYLADRSTDQSGAAAYFTALAGGEDLAAARLDAFAAACGVDRERAAAYDPLPGCQAYPAYVAWLALNAAPADAVLSVTANFSAWGGYCATIARALRTHYGFTDEACAFFDLFAEPAPDLDRTAAEAVQDGLDTGRLDESLARRYGHLLQSYESLFWRTLLRPV from the coding sequence ATGACGCGCACGGCCAGGGAACTGATGGAGACGATCACGCGGGAACTGGCCCCGGACCCCCGGTCCAACCCGCTCGTACCGCTGATCGCCCGCGGTGAGGCCGGCCGGGACACCCTGGCCGTGCTCGCCCTGGAGCAGAGCCGGGTGATCCCCGCCGACCGCCGTGCCTTCCAGTACCTGGCGGACCGGTCCACGGACCAGTCGGGGGCCGCCGCGTACTTCACGGCCCTCGCCGGGGGCGAGGACCTGGCGGCGGCCCGGCTGGACGCCTTCGCCGCCGCCTGCGGCGTGGACCGGGAGCGTGCGGCGGCGTACGATCCCCTGCCCGGCTGCCAGGCCTATCCCGCCTACGTCGCCTGGCTGGCCCTCAACGCGGCACCGGCCGACGCCGTCCTCTCCGTGACCGCCAACTTCTCGGCCTGGGGAGGCTACTGCGCCACCATCGCCCGGGCGCTGCGTACGCACTACGGCTTCACCGACGAAGCCTGCGCGTTCTTCGACCTCTTCGCCGAACCGGCCCCCGACCTGGACCGGACGGCGGCGGAAGCGGTCCAGGACGGCCTGGACACGGGCCGCCTCGACGAGAGCCTGGCGCGGCGGTACGGCCACCTGCTGCAGAGCTACGAGTCGCTGTTCTGGAGGACGCTGCTCCGGCCGGTCTGA
- a CDS encoding DUF6213 family protein — protein sequence MNREVTLPLIVDHRGTLQVSAADVSKLLRTVGGRWLHLVESGDDRLDEDTVAALTIELAKLADRIDVACIAHSSGGRA from the coding sequence GTGAACCGCGAAGTGACTCTGCCTCTGATCGTCGACCACCGCGGTACCTTGCAGGTCTCCGCGGCGGACGTGAGCAAATTGCTGCGCACGGTGGGCGGCCGGTGGCTGCACCTCGTGGAGTCGGGCGACGACCGGCTCGACGAGGACACGGTCGCCGCGCTCACCATCGAACTGGCGAAGCTGGCCGACCGGATCGACGTGGCGTGCATCGCGCACAGCAGCGGGGGCAGGGCCTAG
- a CDS encoding NADP-dependent succinic semialdehyde dehydrogenase has protein sequence MPIATVNPTNGETLRTYEAMGEEETERRLQLAEATFRTYRTTTFEERALLLHRAADLLDEDRHSIAGVMTTEMGKPVGQSRAEAAKCAKAMRWYADHAAGLLTDEEPDASDVKDSGGSRALVRYRPLGPVLAVMPWNFPLWQVVRFAAPALMAGNVGLLKHASNVPQTALYLEDLFHRAGFPEGCFQTLLIGSAAVDAILRDERVRAATLTGSEPAGRAVAATAGEMIKKTVLELGGSDPFVVMPSADLDRAAEVAVTARVQNNGQSCIAAKRFIVHTDVYDAFAERFTRGMRALKTGDPMDEATDVGPLSSEQGRKDLAELVEDAVRSGARVLCGGELPDGPGWYYPPTVLAGITRDMRVHREEAFGPVATLYRAADLDEAVLIANDSPFGLSSNVWTRDETEVDRFVRDLEAGGVFVNGMTASHPAFPFGGVKRSGYGRELSGHGIREFCNITTVWHGA, from the coding sequence ATGCCCATCGCAACGGTGAATCCGACGAACGGTGAGACGCTCAGGACGTACGAGGCCATGGGCGAGGAGGAGACCGAGCGTCGGCTCCAACTCGCAGAGGCCACGTTCCGCACGTACCGGACGACGACGTTCGAGGAGCGTGCCCTCCTGCTGCACCGGGCCGCCGATCTCCTCGACGAGGACCGGCACAGCATCGCCGGGGTGATGACCACCGAGATGGGCAAGCCGGTCGGGCAGTCCCGCGCGGAGGCCGCGAAGTGCGCCAAGGCGATGCGCTGGTACGCCGACCACGCCGCTGGCCTTCTCACCGACGAGGAGCCCGACGCGTCCGACGTGAAGGACTCCGGCGGCTCCCGGGCTCTGGTGCGTTACCGGCCGCTCGGCCCGGTGCTCGCCGTGATGCCGTGGAACTTCCCGCTGTGGCAGGTCGTACGGTTCGCCGCGCCCGCGCTGATGGCCGGCAACGTGGGCCTGCTCAAGCACGCCTCGAATGTGCCGCAGACCGCCCTGTACCTGGAGGACCTGTTCCACCGGGCGGGCTTCCCCGAGGGCTGCTTCCAGACCCTGCTCATCGGCTCCGCCGCCGTCGACGCGATCCTGCGGGACGAACGCGTCAGGGCGGCCACCCTCACCGGCAGTGAGCCCGCCGGACGCGCGGTGGCCGCCACCGCCGGGGAGATGATCAAGAAGACGGTGCTGGAACTGGGCGGCAGCGACCCGTTCGTCGTGATGCCGTCCGCCGACCTGGACCGGGCCGCCGAGGTCGCGGTCACCGCGCGGGTGCAGAACAACGGGCAGTCCTGCATCGCCGCCAAACGCTTCATCGTGCACACCGACGTCTACGACGCCTTCGCCGAGCGCTTCACCCGGGGCATGCGGGCGCTGAAGACCGGCGATCCCATGGACGAGGCGACGGACGTCGGCCCCCTCTCCAGCGAGCAGGGCCGAAAGGATCTGGCGGAGCTGGTCGAGGACGCCGTACGGTCCGGGGCCCGTGTGCTGTGCGGCGGTGAACTCCCGGACGGGCCCGGCTGGTACTACCCGCCGACCGTCCTGGCCGGGATCACCCGCGACATGCGCGTCCACCGGGAAGAGGCCTTCGGTCCGGTCGCCACGCTGTACCGGGCGGCGGACCTGGACGAGGCGGTGCTGATCGCCAACGACTCCCCGTTCGGACTGAGTTCCAACGTCTGGACGCGTGACGAGACCGAGGTCGACCGTTTCGTCCGCGATCTGGAGGCGGGCGGCGTCTTCGTGAACGGGATGACGGCGTCCCATCCGGCGTTCCCGTTCGGCGGGGTCAAGCGGTCCGGGTACGGGCGTGAGCTGTCCGGGCACGGAATCCGCGAGTTCTGCAACATCACCACGGTTTGGCACGGTGCGTGA
- a CDS encoding NAD(P)/FAD-dependent oxidoreductase — translation MTEKRGKPRDGFAHGTGGTDGTGAGAGAGADYDVVVVGGGAAGLSAALVLGRARLRALLVDAGEPRNAPSPHMQGYLSRDGMSPAAFLAAGREEIAGYGVELLAGRVTDVTRTGGGTRPGTSGGGDLTVLLDGGRSVRARRLVVATGLKDELPAVPGVAERFGRDVLHCPFCHGWEVRDQPFGVLASSAMGVHQALMVSQWSKDVTFFLHTVAEEELSDQDLRRLAAAGVDVVPGEVAGLVVEDDRLTGVRLADGSVHARSVLYVGPRPVPQTSLLERLGAELSETPYGAYPVVDPTGLTSVPGVWAAGNAVGFAEQVVHAASGGYRAAAAIVGNLLMSDLDAAVTG, via the coding sequence ATGACCGAGAAGAGGGGCAAGCCCCGCGACGGATTCGCTCACGGGACCGGAGGGACGGACGGCACCGGTGCCGGTGCCGGTGCCGGTGCCGACTACGATGTGGTGGTCGTCGGAGGCGGTGCGGCCGGACTGTCCGCCGCGTTGGTGCTCGGCCGGGCCCGGCTGCGGGCCCTGCTCGTCGACGCGGGCGAGCCGCGCAACGCGCCGTCGCCCCACATGCAGGGTTACCTGTCGCGGGACGGGATGTCACCGGCCGCGTTCCTGGCCGCCGGCCGGGAGGAGATCGCGGGCTACGGTGTCGAACTGCTCGCGGGCCGGGTGACGGACGTGACCCGCACCGGCGGCGGCACCCGGCCCGGCACCAGTGGCGGCGGGGACCTCACCGTGCTGCTGGACGGCGGCCGGAGCGTGCGTGCCCGGCGCCTGGTCGTCGCCACCGGGCTGAAGGACGAACTGCCCGCGGTCCCCGGTGTCGCCGAACGGTTCGGGCGGGACGTGCTGCACTGCCCGTTCTGCCACGGCTGGGAGGTCCGCGACCAGCCGTTCGGGGTGCTCGCATCGAGCGCCATGGGTGTGCACCAGGCACTGATGGTGTCCCAGTGGTCCAAGGACGTCACCTTCTTCCTGCACACGGTCGCCGAGGAGGAGCTGTCCGACCAGGACCTGCGCCGGCTGGCCGCGGCCGGCGTCGACGTCGTGCCCGGCGAGGTCGCCGGGCTGGTGGTCGAGGACGACCGGCTCACCGGCGTCCGCCTCGCCGACGGCTCCGTCCACGCCCGCTCCGTGCTGTACGTCGGGCCACGTCCCGTGCCGCAGACGAGCCTGCTGGAGCGGCTCGGCGCCGAGCTGTCCGAAACCCCGTACGGCGCGTACCCGGTGGTGGACCCGACGGGGCTGACCTCCGTGCCGGGCGTCTGGGCGGCGGGCAACGCGGTCGGCTTCGCCGAACAGGTCGTCCACGCGGCGAGCGGCGGATACCGCGCGGCGGCCGCGATCGTCGGAAATCTGCTGATGTCGGATCTGGACGCCGCGGTGACCGGGTGA
- a CDS encoding helix-turn-helix domain-containing protein, whose translation MTTDDVLADVGPRLRRIRKEREVTLAVLSEATGISVSTLSRLESGLRKPSLELLLPIAQAHQVPLDELVGAPPVGDPRIRAKPFQQGGRTHWPLTRQPGGLQAYKVLEPQRTFEPEPRTHEGYEWLYVLSGKLRLVLGEHDVVLTAGEAAEFDTRVPHAFGSTGEGPVEFLSLFGPQGERMHVRARPKRS comes from the coding sequence ATGACTACCGACGACGTTCTCGCGGATGTGGGCCCCCGGCTGCGGCGGATCAGGAAGGAGCGGGAGGTGACGCTCGCGGTGCTGTCCGAGGCGACCGGCATTTCCGTGAGCACCCTCTCGCGGCTCGAGTCCGGACTCCGCAAGCCCAGCCTCGAACTGCTGCTGCCGATCGCGCAGGCCCATCAGGTGCCGCTGGACGAACTGGTCGGCGCGCCGCCGGTCGGCGATCCGCGCATCCGCGCCAAGCCGTTCCAGCAGGGCGGTCGCACCCACTGGCCGCTCACCCGCCAGCCCGGTGGGCTCCAGGCGTACAAGGTGCTCGAACCACAGCGCACGTTCGAGCCCGAACCCCGTACGCACGAGGGCTACGAGTGGTTGTACGTGCTGTCCGGCAAGCTGCGCCTCGTGCTGGGCGAGCACGACGTGGTGCTGACGGCGGGGGAGGCCGCGGAGTTCGACACGCGCGTGCCGCACGCCTTCGGGTCGACGGGGGAGGGGCCGGTGGAGTTCCTCAGCCTGTTCGGCCCACAGGGGGAACGCATGCACGTGCGGGCACGTCCCAAGCGGTCCTGA
- a CDS encoding NADPH:quinone oxidoreductase family protein, with the protein MQAWQVHETGEPGEVMRLADVERPAPGEGQVLLKVRAANINFPDALMCRGQYQVRPPLPFTPGVEICGETEDGRRVLASPALPYGGFAEYAVADAAVLRSAPDVLDDAEAAALHVGYQTGWFGLHRRAGLEAGETLLVHAAAGGVGSAAVQLGKDAGATVIGVVGGAAKVSVARELGCDVVIDRHEQDVITAVKEATGGRGADVIYDPVGGDAYTQSTKVVAFEGRIVVVGFASGTIPSAALNHALVKNYSILGLHWGLYNTRNPKLVQHCHERLLELAARGVVKPLVGERVPLSGAADAVQRVADGVTTGRVVVLPAAKNGATA; encoded by the coding sequence ATGCAGGCATGGCAGGTGCACGAGACCGGCGAGCCGGGCGAGGTGATGCGCCTCGCGGACGTGGAGCGGCCGGCACCCGGTGAGGGTCAGGTCCTGTTGAAGGTGCGCGCCGCGAACATCAACTTCCCGGACGCGCTGATGTGCCGGGGCCAGTACCAGGTCAGGCCGCCGCTGCCGTTCACCCCGGGCGTGGAGATCTGCGGCGAGACCGAGGACGGACGCCGGGTGCTCGCCAGCCCCGCGCTGCCGTACGGGGGCTTCGCCGAGTACGCCGTCGCGGACGCCGCCGTACTGCGCTCCGCGCCGGACGTGCTGGACGACGCCGAGGCCGCAGCCCTCCACGTCGGCTACCAGACCGGCTGGTTCGGGCTGCACCGCCGGGCCGGTCTCGAGGCCGGCGAGACCCTGCTCGTGCATGCCGCCGCGGGAGGCGTCGGCAGCGCGGCCGTGCAGCTCGGAAAGGACGCCGGCGCCACCGTCATCGGCGTGGTCGGCGGAGCCGCCAAGGTGTCCGTCGCCCGCGAACTGGGCTGCGACGTGGTGATCGACCGGCACGAGCAGGACGTCATCACCGCGGTGAAGGAGGCCACCGGAGGTCGCGGCGCCGATGTGATCTACGACCCGGTCGGCGGGGACGCCTACACCCAGTCCACCAAGGTCGTCGCGTTCGAGGGCCGGATCGTGGTCGTCGGCTTCGCGAGCGGCACGATTCCCAGCGCGGCGCTGAACCACGCCCTGGTGAAGAACTACTCGATCCTCGGCCTGCACTGGGGTCTCTACAACACCAGGAACCCGAAACTCGTCCAGCACTGCCACGAACGGCTCCTGGAGCTGGCCGCCCGGGGTGTTGTCAAGCCGCTGGTGGGCGAGCGCGTGCCGCTGTCCGGCGCCGCCGACGCCGTGCAGCGGGTCGCGGACGGCGTCACCACCGGACGGGTCGTCGTGCTGCCCGCGGCGAAGAACGGAGCCACCGCATGA